The segment AGTCTGACCGGATAGATAAGGTTGCCGGGAAACACGTCGATCGTGCCGCCGCGCACGGCAAATGTGCCCGGGCCGTCGAGCTCGCCGGTGTTCGCGTAACCGCGGCTCTCAAGCGCGCGAGCCACCTCCTCAAACGACGATACGCCCGCTTTTCCGGAAGCTTCATCATTCGAGAGGTCGCACCCCGCCTCGAACGTAAGCGGGCGGAAAGCGCCGGCTCCGACAGGCGCGAGCGCGCGCACCAGCGCCCGAGCGCTCGCCACCACGACGGCCTTTTTGCCGCTTGCGAGCGCATGGGCCGCTTCCATGCGGCGTGCAACCTGCATCGGGTCACTCGGCTTCGGGGCGAAGGGGTAATCGGTACGCTCGGGAAAGCGCATGACGCGCTCGTCGCCGAGATAGGCCGCAACCGACCGCGCGAACGCAACGGAGGCATCCTCCCCCGCCACCACCACGAGCGTCGTTTGCGGCTTGTGGGCGAAGCGGGCGGCCACGAGAAACGGGCGCGCCGACGAAGCGACGCCGAGCGTGCCGTCCTCGCCCGCATCGAGCTTGCCCCAGAATCCGTCGAGGCTCCCAGATTCTTCGAGTTTGAAGGTGAGCGAATCTATGAGCATGGCACTGTCCTCTTCCGTATCAGAGCAGCACGAAAAGCCGCGATGCGCGGCTCTGTGCGAGGCTTCAACGCTGCCCGCATCATACGCGAGCAGCGTTGCCCAGTGTATCACAGCTACGGACCCCGTCGTACAACGGTGGGCTTCCGAGAACCTGGCCGTTGCCTGCTCGGCAAAGAGTCCTTGCACTGAGAAACCCTTTCGCTTCCAAGTGAATCCGATGAGGTATCATTGGTGAAATGACTTAGAGGAGGTCTTATGCCCCGCGAAACCAAACAAGCAAAGCTCGAGCGCGCGCTCGCCGTAGCAGACCGCATGAACGAGCACTATCCGCAAGCCGAGTGCGCGCTTGTGTACGGAGGCAACCCGTTTCGCCTCCTGATCGCCGTGCTGCTCTCGGCGCAGACCACAGACAAGGGCGTGAACAAGGTAACGCCCGCGCTCTGGGAGAAGTACCCCACCGTAGCCGATCTCGCCCAGGCGAACGTCGCCGACGTCGAGCAGATCATCAAGACGATCGGCTTCTATCACACGAAAGCCGCGAACTGCATAAAGTGCGCCCAGATGGTCTTGTCCGAGTACGGCGCCGAAGTTCCACGCGATATCGACGAGCTGCAAAAGCTCCCCGGCGTCGGCCGAAAAACCGCGAACGTCGTGCTCAATGAGGCGTTTGGCATCGTCGAGGGCATCGCCGTGGACACCCATGTGTTCCGCATCGCGCACAGGCTCAAGTTCTCCGCCTCAGACACCCCGTCAAAAACCGAGCAGGATCTGCTCAAGCTCTACCCGCGGGAATACTGGGGGCCGATCAACCACCAGTGGGTGCTCTTCGGACGCGAGACGTGCATCGCCCGCAAGCCGAAGTGCGACACGTGCTTCATACAAGACCTCTGCCCCACGTACGCCGCAAGCCGCAAAGCCGCCGAAAAGCGTGCAGCGAAAAAATAACCCGATTCTTCCCGACAATTTTCTGCGCACACTCGTATCCGATACAGAAAGGAAAACCCTCTGCGAACGAACGAGGACATAACCGCGCTGTACCACCGTCACGTCAAGACGGTTTACCGCCTGTGCTTTTCGTTCCTCAAAACCGAGGCTGATGCAGAGGATGCCGTGCAAAACGTGTTCATGAAGCTCATCCGCTCGGACAAGCCCTTCGAAAGTGCCG is part of the Raoultibacter phocaeensis genome and harbors:
- the nth gene encoding endonuclease III, with amino-acid sequence MPRETKQAKLERALAVADRMNEHYPQAECALVYGGNPFRLLIAVLLSAQTTDKGVNKVTPALWEKYPTVADLAQANVADVEQIIKTIGFYHTKAANCIKCAQMVLSEYGAEVPRDIDELQKLPGVGRKTANVVLNEAFGIVEGIAVDTHVFRIAHRLKFSASDTPSKTEQDLLKLYPREYWGPINHQWVLFGRETCIARKPKCDTCFIQDLCPTYAASRKAAEKRAAKK